The Denticeps clupeoides chromosome 4, fDenClu1.1, whole genome shotgun sequence genome segment GCCAGAGGAACCGCCGGATGCACCGACTCGGGTTATTAGCGTGAACCCGTCTGTGAGCGGCTCAGATTCAGATGGTGaatgatgttttaattattataagatgtatttatgtgactTAGTTTATGATTTAGACGTGTAGTGAGGACTCAAAGgatttggttcaatggagacttcagattcgtgactcatgagttgTTTAGTGGACCCGAGTGATTGACCCAGGTGATTcatgataaaaaacaaaatgagcCAAACAGGATCCTCACACAAAGtaatgcgcgcacacacacacacacacgttctctcTAATACTGTGCAGCACCGTGCAGGACccttcacacccctcacatggacTTCTCAAACTCCTGCCCTACAGAAGAAGGTCCTGCAGCATCAGAGCCGGATCTACCAGGTTGAGGAACAGCTTTCACCCGCAGGCTGTCCAGCTCCTCAATATGTTGCCCACATCACCTCACATGAACCCTTAAATCATCTAATCATCATTATATCAAACTGAAAATCAGTACTGCAtcctgcactttaatctctcactTCCTCACACGGTTCCACGgaggtgaaacgtgtcctctgtatttaaccgtcacccttggtgagcagtgggcagcatgacaggcgcccggggagcagtgtgtggggacgggaccttcatcaaggggacctcagtggcaccttggcgagtcgggattcgaacctgcttccttaaacgccaggccaccactgccctaatttGTATACGGTGAGTACATAATCATCCCAAATCGGCCTAAAAACAGTATCCTGGGATTTCTAAATTCTTACTGGATAAATAACTTTCTTAATTTAACTCTGGGAACTCTGAGATCTGGGACGTTGGCGAGGGCTGtggtttattaatattattattttaataaatgaacgcGGAGGAGTCCTTTAAAAAGCGCTCTTCCGGCGCTTATTTGTGACGTCACGGGAAACCGCGTTCTCACTGATTCAGGATCAGTTGTCGGACGTCCACCAGGCGCTCTCGGCGCCGTCGGGGGGACTCAGAGCTGATCCCGGGTCAGACGCGCAGACCCCGGCGGAAAGATGGCGGAGCTGAACCGACAGCTACAGGAGTACCTGTCCCAGTCCAGAAGCGGGACCAAGCCCGGGCCCCCGTCCGGCCCCAGTACCGCCGTGGACGTGGAGGACTCGCCCGCGGTGCCGGGCAGCTGGTTCGGCAGGTGGTCGAGTCCGCTCGGCGGCTCCGGCAGCGCCGCGTCTCCCGGGCTCTCCTGGCCCTGGTCCTCGGAACCGGACCCCTGCCTGCCGGGCCTGAGCCGCTCGCAGCGCCTGCTCGGTTCGGGGGCGTTCGCCCTGCTGTCGGCGCTGTGTTTCGGCCTGGCCGCGCTGTAcgcgccgctgctgctgctccgcGCCCGGAAGTTCGCGCTGCTCTGGACGCTCGGTTCGCTGTTCGCGCTGCTCGCCGCCGCGGTGCTGAGGGGCCCGACGCGGCTGGTCGCGGCGCCGACGCCCGGCGGAGCGCTGTACCTGAGCGCCATGGCGGGGACGCTGTACGCGGCGCTCGGCCTCCACAGCACGCTGCTGACGGCGCTGGGGGCGGCGCTGCAGGTCGCCGTCATCGCCTGGTCAGCGGTGGCGCTGCTGCCCGGGGGGAGCGCCGGGATGCGGCTGGTCGGGGGCCTGGCGGCCGCCGCCGTCCGGAGGACCGTGGCGGGGAAAGCCATGCCGGTATAACGGAGCGCTTGTGACTAAAACGGACTGGTtgttctgggggggggggctgcgcGTGCGCAGAGGGTTtataattaaaagaataaaacatgacGACGATGCAGTAAAGCAGACAAAACTGGTCCTggccttttttcacattttacagcatttagaagaagtgaagtgattgtcacatgcgatgcacagcacacggtgcacacagtgaaatttgtcctctgcatttaacccatcaccctcagtgggcagccatgacaggcgcccggggagcagtgtgtggggacggtgctttgctcagtggcaccttggaggatcgggattcgaaccagcaaccttctgattacggggccgcttccttaaccgctaggccaccactgccccgctaggccactacttaccagacccccttatccagagcgacttacaatcagtagttacagggacagtcccccccctggagactctcagggttaagtgtcctgctcacggacatgatggtagtaagtggggtttgaacctaggacTTCTGTAGCCCattagactactaccacctatttTCATAAAGTGATTCTGTTCCCTTTCCACAATTCtgattaaagtgattgtcactgtgaagcacagcacacagtgaaatgtgtcctctgtatttaaacataacccttggtgagcaggcgcctggggagcagtgtgtggggacagcaccttggcggatggggattcgtaccggcaaccttctgattatggggtcgcatCCtacaccgctaggccaccactgctccaaatgACCATGAACAATCTAGTTCTGTACCCAGATTCTGCAAGTTCACAGTCCTGGAGAACCTTGACACCAAGTTCCCAACCTGCCACGTGAAACCACTTTGTGCTgaaaaccccccccccccccacacacacacacacacacacaccacacaatggAGGTCCGTGGTCAATTTTTGGTCAGACAGATGTGTCATTTGCGAACAAAAACGGTGTGTAACTAGCCATGTATggggtaaaagaaaaaaaaaggaccagaCTGAAGCGATGATATAAATTCTGCACAAATTCTATTGTAGCCTTACAAAAAATGATGAAACAATATGACAATCTCGTGACAAACTGTACAGTTAGAAAGAAAGACGGCACCTCAGTACTTCAGAGCAGCCGGGTAACGTTACGGGATGATTTCttctattattttacattaaaactgaaacaaaattgATGGAAATGAGACTCTACACAAGCACCCCGCCCCATCCGAGGTGTTTTGGCGCAGCCTGAAGACCGGGGGTGGGGCTCCTGCGCCTCGACTGGTCTACACAGCAGGTCAGCAAACGGCAGGCGCTCAAAGTCCCACAGCAGAGATCAGGGCCTCAAGTCAGACATGGCAGCCCGCGTGGGCGGGGGTTCGAGTGCTCAGGGATCAGTGCTGGGAGGGCGGAGCTATGAAGATCACACTTCAGATCGGAGGCCGCCATTCCCCGCGGGACTCTCAAGAGAGTAACGTCTCCACCCGTCGTCCTCGGCCTCTTGTTCTTCCTTCCGTCTGCTGGTTCTTTGTCTTCACTGCAGTCCTCAGTTTCCCATAATTGTAAATAAGGGGAAGTCCTATCGGCCACGGCTACCCCTCATTGCTCCCCGTGATGCGCCTCGCCTAGTGGTGGGACCCGCGTTGGGTCCTGCTCCGCCAGCTACGTGCCCCCGCCCCCACCCTCCCCGGCCACCGCGTGCCGAGGAACCGTATCCTCCATCGTCCCGTGGAGGCGGCCGACCTGAAAGTAGAGGAAAGGAAAACCTGAGCTACTACCGCTCTGCCACGCCCAGTCCATTCAGATCAGCCGAAGGCCCTCCTACCGGCGCCTCTGTcctctggccccgcccctggCGAGTCCAGGTCTCGCGGGTCTCCGTTGCCGGGGCCGTCGTGCCAAGGCCGCTTCCGTGGCGGCAGCGATGCCATGTCCATACCCTGCAGGGAGGAGGAACGCTCACGCGCCGCAGGAGACGAGCCATCGTGCGGACCCTCCATGTAGCCATCatgacctacacacacacacacacacacacacacacacacacacaggctgttaGTTGTACGTGTAGCTCTGTGGGGAGCTCTCCTCTGACCTGGATGTGATCTGCACTGCTTCCTGACCTCCAGCTCCACCCACCACTGAGGTAAGGTCATTACTGCACTGCATTTAATTAACCAACCAACCGCACCGGCCCACAGCCCCCCCGGGGCTCCGAACCGGAATATTCTGGATGGTTGAGAGAACAACCTCCTGCAGAACAGGGTTCCCCTGTTGTGGCTCTGGAATGAGTTTTTACGGGAGTAGACAGTGACCAGAACCCCACTGGACTCATCAAACTCCACCTCACATCTTAAAACCACAGACAGACCAACCAGCGTCCATTACCTGGGTCTCTACCCCCTTCCCAGCAATCCTGGTTTCGTCCTCCCTCATAGTGAGGGGGGTACTCCTCAGGGGTGGGGAGCAAGCCCTTCCGTCCACCTCCTGAGAAGAGAGAGGACCGGCCCGTTACTCTGAGCCCAGGAAGAGCTGCTGACCAGTGGGATGTTCAGGTCTTCAGACCTGTGTatgtaatatatacacacaaacatagatgtgtgtgtgtgtgtttttttttacctcctctGGGTGCACCTCCTCGCGCTCGGCCCCTGCCGTCCCAGCCACGGTTCATCTCCTCAGGAGGATCGAAGCTCTCATCTCCTCCAAACTCTTCGGGGAAGCCCCGCCCTCCTCTGCTTTGAGGACCTCCTGGCCCACCCCTCCGGTACCTGCGTGAACACGCCCCCCGGGTCAGCCTCTGCGTTCTGAACGATCAGTGAATCAGCTGCTGCGAGACGATTTCAGGATTAGGAGGTACGACCCACCCATCATCTCTGCTTCTGGGCCTCTGGTCAAACTCATCTCCTGGTCCTTCATAGCCATCAAACCTGCACACAGCCGAGGTCCTCAGgtcagaaaacatttccacacacacctccatcacaAACACCTCCGGTAGAAAGCAGCACACCTGTCGTGACCTCTGAACTCTCCGTCACGCGGGTATCTCTCCTGACCCTCCCAGCTGCCCGAGGACCCTCTGTGGCCCTGGTAGTCCTGTCCAGGCCCACGCCGCCAACCGTCCTCCCCACGTCCGTGGAAACTAGTGTCCGGGCCCTCAAACTCTGACGGGCCGCGCCAGCCCTCTCGCGATTCCCAATACGGGCCCCCACCGTCGGGCCCCCCTGGCCCCTGGTGCTCAGACGCCGGCCCTAAATGGTGGTTGGGTGGCCCGCGAGGATCTGGGAGAAGAAACACAGACAAGTTACCAGCGGCTGACCGATGGATGTGTGCAGCAGCATTGttcggggcggggcggggcggcggcTGCACCTTTGCCATTGGGTCCGTGCATCATGCCCTGGGCTCCAGGGTTCTGCCCCACCTGGAACACGAACAGAGTTCAGAACCCCGACGCTTTCAAACACGCAGAACCACGGGCAGAACCATCCTGTACCTGACTGAACTGTCCCGGCTTCCCCTGCTGCAGGTACGAAGGGGGCGGGCCCTGCATGTTGTGCATGCTGCCGTGTGTCCTGGAGggattctgggaagggggtCCCATCATGCCTTGCTGCCCCATCATGGCCGGGCCCCTCATGTCCTGGTGCATTATGCCCCCCTGGGGAAGCCCTTGTCCACGGGAGGGAGGCGGCATCATACCCCCCTGTGGCCCTTGCATTCCTCCAGACGACGGGCCCTGCATCCCCCTGGGACCCTGCATCCCATGAGGCCCCTGCGGGCCCATATTTCTGTGGGGGCCGGTATGCCGCTGCATTCCTTGAGGTCCGTGAAAGTCCGGCGGTCCCATCATGCCTTGAGGAGGAACCTGATTGTGTCCAGGTGGACCCTGGGACATGAAGGAGCCCTGCATGCCCCCCGGGGCCATGGGGGGCATACTGTGAGGCATCTGCTGCGGGGCCATGGACTGGGGGAAACCTTGAGGAGCCATCGGCCCTCCCTGGCCTTGGAAAGGCGGCATCTGCCCCGGCGTCCCAGCAGATGGCGGCAGGCCTTGGTCCGACTGCAGCTGGGCGATGCGTTCGATCTTCAGTTGCTACGGGAAACCAAGGGAGACACCACAGGGAGGTCACGCTCCTGGTGTTCACAAGCACCACGTGGCTAAACGTCAGAGGAACAGGCGGTCACCTCCAGCAGCATGGGGTTGGTGTACTGCAACGCCGCCATTTCCTGCTCGATCTCCGCCTGCGTCTTCTTCTTCCCGTCCGACTTGTCCTCCTTCCGCTCGCTGGGCGTCTCCCCGGGCGGAAGCGCCGGGACCTTGTTCTCTGCCCAAGCCTGGCGGAGGACAGAGACGGTGTTTATTCAGGCGAGCGGGTCGCGGCTGGAAGTAAGAAAACGGCGGGATTCGGTGCGGTTGGAATACCTGCTGGAACTGTGCTGGGATGGGTTTGGCGTAGGGAACTTTCTTCTGGGGAACCTTCTTCAGGTCTTTCTGCATCAGGTCCTCCATGCCCCAGTCCAGCCCGGGGATGGTCATCTCCACCTCCGCCGCCGGCTCCTTACCTACAGCCAGCGCGTGAGGTCAGGCTTCCGTCGTGACGTCACGACTGTCCCCGAACGTCCTGAAGAGTGACGCGGAACTCACCCGTGTGCTCCTGCTCCATCGCTGCCTTCAGCTGCTCTGGGATGCCCATTCCTGGGATCGCCGCGATGTTGTTGGGCTCCATGTCATCTGCCCataaagtcacacacacacacacacacacacactcttactcAGTCGGCCGCTCAGCCCCGCCCTCTCCACCGCGAGGCGGCCACTCACCGTACTCCACCCCGTCCTCTGACATGCCAGGCAGCAGGTTCAGGTTGTAGCGGTCGCGCATCTTGTCCCCCGGACGATTCCTGGTCCAAAACTTACTGTGGAGCGAAGAGCAGAGTGACGTGACGTTGCGTAGCCGCGGGCGGAGCGGGAAGTCGCGCCGGTAGGCGGAGTCTCGCTACCTTGTGTGGTCGTTGGACCCCGAGCACAGGATGTGGCCCAGCGGGTGCCAGGCTAAGCTCCAGATCATGCCCTCGTGCGCCATCTCCATGCCGCCCACCTCCTTCTCCACCCTGCCAACACAGAGACGGGAGTCGCGTACCGATTCTGGACCCGGTGCCGCACTGCCGCGACGTAACGCCAGGTGGGCGGAGAGCACGGAGCGACACGTGCGCCGGCGTAGTGGAAGCGAGGTAATGAGCTGCGCGACTTACCCAGCGTGCCAGAAGAGCAGCGACCCGTCAGAGCCGCCGCTGGCGAACAGGCCTTCGTGAACCGGGTGCCACGCCACGGCTGCAACCAGCGGAAATTATTATTCACACCGATTGTGCTACAAGAAAAGAAGAGCGCGGCTCCTGGCGCCTCCTACCGGTCGCCTCCTTCTTGTGGCCCCTGAACACCTGCAGCTCCTCCTTCAGGTTGCGGATATCGAACAGCTTGCAGAGGTGGTCGCGCGACGCCGTCAGCAGCCAGTTGCCGTTGAGGTTCCACTTCACTTCCATCACCGTGTTCTTGTGGGCGTGCCTGTGGGCGGAGTTTCCGGGTGAGCAGACAGCAGATGACCACGCCCCACCGGGTATCGGCGTTGACTACCCGGGTGGTGgtggcagcctagcgggtaacacactcgcctatgaaccagaagatccaggttcaaaccccacttactaccatcgtctccctgagcaagacacttgtctccagggggagactgtccctgtaactactgactgtaagtcgctctggataagggcgtctggtaaatgctggaaatgtaaatgtaactcacaGTGTCGCCAAGCTCTGACCGGTCTTTGGGTCCCagaatttgattggctgctggCTGTCTTTGCTGCCCGACACCACCAGGCCCTTGGTCGGATGCCAGTCGACACACTTAACGTCTGCACCGTGACCTGAAGACCAGGAgcagaagatgtgtgtgtgtatgtgtgagcacTGTAGTCCCTCCGTTGGGGAAGTTCAGAAGCGATGGGATTAATTCCGTTTATAGAAATAGAACACTGGGCGGCAGAATAAACAGCTAGAACCAGAGTTGTGTCCATTAATCCCATGTAACGGCGCGGAAAAGCGATGAATTCCGGAATTATTACGCCCTGGCAGCCAGATGAGCGTTGGCTGATATAGGAAAAGTtgaatattgattattgatcaTTAAAGCGCCCAGATAGAAGGCGTGGAGGTGTATGGGGTCTGCATTCCTCCACCGGCAACACTCACCTCTCAGGATCCGCTCCTCGTGGCAGCGCAGGAAGTCCCAGATGCGAACCGTTCCGTCATCGGAGCACGTCGCAAATTTATTATCCGTAGGAGAAAAACTGAAGAAACAGCAGGGAGAGAGTCAGCAGCAGGAGTCAAACCCCCCACGGTGACGAAAAGCCACCTACCTGCCCTCAACGGGGCCAGGTTCGAGCCCAAACCCACCCAACTAGATCGAACTGGCAAaacgcatttaaaaaaaaaaaaaaaaaaaaaaactaaaccgtCAAAACCATCCACGGCGAGCGATTCCGGCTACGAGAACCACCTTGCGGACAGAACGGCGGCTCTACGCCGCCTGGAGACCGGCCGAGCATGTGCAGGAGGCTTCGGGACCGCGTTAATTGACGCCTGACACTTTATTCATGAGTGGCAGGGGGGCTGAGGTGGCCAATTCATTAGAAACAATCTTTTCCGTGCATAAAAATTCCGTAAAGAAAGAGCGAAGGTACAATCACATAACAGAGCAGCAACCACGACGACCGGAGCGTAACCGGGGTATAGACCTGGCCTCTCGAATGGCCTCCTTGTGCGCCTGGAACATCTTGACGTTGTTCATGTTGGACTGCCAGTACTTCACGTAGCCGCCGTGGTCCGCGGTCAGCATCCACATGTCGTTGTGAGACCAGGTCATCGCCCGCACCGGGCTGTCGTGCGCCTGGAAAACAGATCCGTTCGACGTTGAACCGGACAGTTCGCATCACGCCGACGGCGGATGCGGCTTCGGGGGAGGCGCCTACCTGCAGGATGGTCTCGAAGTTGAAGGTCAGGCCGTTCCACAGAGTGAACTCCCCGCTGGACGCACCCGTCACCAGCCTGCGGCCCTCAGGTGtccactacaaaaaaaattgtagacATTTCATTTCctcaaagatatttttattgaatttaagcaaaaaaaatctcacGAAGTAAATCAATTCTGTAAGAGTTACATACAAACATCGGGTAACATTGCAGTATTATAGGaaaaaatggcaatttagtcatatttacatttgcggcatttatcagacgcccttatccagagcaaatcagtaagggacagtccccctggagcaacttagggttaagtgtcctgctcagggacacgatggtagtaagtgggatttgaacctgggtcttctggttcataggcgagtgtgttacccgctaggctactaccaccccattcgaagaacaataatgataataacgtgTGCAACTCTAAACCCAACAACCTTTCCACATAATAATAACCCCGTCCTCATGCcagattgattaattaaaaagaacaagacgCCAATATCGTTTCTGGAACTTGACTGGATGATACTAATAGTCGGATTCTGGGACTGAAGGTGTGTAAAATACTCCAGGAATACGCCAGGCCCCCACACCTTGTGAAATTCTTTGTTGGTATCACTAATCGAGTAGCATATCTTTTCGAGGCTTAGACAGGACATAAGGTCCCTCATCCATTGAGCATGGGTGCGAGGAGCAGCACTTTTACTGGGGTCAGACATGCATCATCACTAATGCCAAAAAGCACAATTTTTCTGTTTgaggacagaagagagggttTGAAATATCTCCCTCTGATATTTT includes the following:
- the wdr33 gene encoding pre-mRNA 3' end processing protein WDR33 isoform X2, giving the protein MATDIGSPPRFFHMPRFQHQAPRQLFYKRPDFAQQQAMQQLTFDGKRMRKAVNRKTIDYNPSVIRHLENRLWQRDHRDFRAIQPDAGCYNDLVPPVGMLNNPMNAVTTKFVRTSTNKVKCPVFVVRWTPEGRRLVTGASSGEFTLWNGLTFNFETILQAHDSPVRAMTWSHNDMWMLTADHGGYVKYWQSNMNNVKMFQAHKEAIREASFSPTDNKFATCSDDGTVRIWDFLRCHEERILRGHGADVKCVDWHPTKGLVVSGSKDSQQPIKFWDPKTGQSLATLHAHKNTVMEVKWNLNGNWLLTASRDHLCKLFDIRNLKEELQVFRGHKKEATAVAWHPVHEGLFASGGSDGSLLFWHAGVEKEVGGMEMAHEGMIWSLAWHPLGHILCSGSNDHTSKFWTRNRPGDKMRDRYNLNLLPGMSEDGVEYDDMEPNNIAAIPGMGIPEQLKAAMEQEHTGKEPAAEVEMTIPGLDWGMEDLMQKDLKKVPQKKVPYAKPIPAQFQQAWAENKVPALPPGETPSERKEDKSDGKKKTQAEIEQEMAALQYTNPMLLEQLKIERIAQLQSDQGLPPSAGTPGQMPPFQGQGGPMAPQGFPQSMAPQQMPHSMPPMAPGGMQGSFMSQGPPGHNQVPPQGMMGPPDFHGPQGMQRHTGPHRNMGPQGPHGMQGPRGMQGPSSGGMQGPQGGMMPPPSRGQGLPQGGIMHQDMRGPAMMGQQGMMGPPSQNPSRTHGSMHNMQGPPPSYLQQGKPGQFSQVGQNPGAQGMMHGPNGKDPRGPPNHHLGPASEHQGPGGPDGGGPYWESREGWRGPSEFEGPDTSFHGRGEDGWRRGPGQDYQGHRGSSGSWEGQERYPRDGEFRGHDRFDGYEGPGDEFDQRPRSRDDGYRRGGPGGPQSRGGRGFPEEFGGDESFDPPEEMNRGWDGRGRARGGAPRGGHDGYMEGPHDGSSPAARERSSSLQGMDMASLPPRKRPWHDGPGNGDPRDLDSPGAGPEDRGAGRPPPRDDGGYGSSARGGRGGWGRGHVAGGAGPNAGPTTRRGASRGAMRGSRGR
- the sft2d3 gene encoding vesicle transport protein SFT2C gives rise to the protein MAELNRQLQEYLSQSRSGTKPGPPSGPSTAVDVEDSPAVPGSWFGRWSSPLGGSGSAASPGLSWPWSSEPDPCLPGLSRSQRLLGSGAFALLSALCFGLAALYAPLLLLRARKFALLWTLGSLFALLAAAVLRGPTRLVAAPTPGGALYLSAMAGTLYAALGLHSTLLTALGAALQVAVIAWSAVALLPGGSAGMRLVGGLAAAAVRRTVAGKAMPV
- the wdr33 gene encoding pre-mRNA 3' end processing protein WDR33 isoform X1 — translated: MATDIGSPPRFFHMPRFQHQAPRQLFYKRPDFAQQQAMQQLTFDGKRMRKAVNRKTIDYNPSVIRHLENRLWQRDHRDFRAIQPDAGCYNDLVPPVGMLNNPMNAVTTKFVRTSTNKVKCPVFVVRWTPEGRRLVTGASSGEFTLWNGLTFNFETILQAHDSPVRAMTWSHNDMWMLTADHGGYVKYWQSNMNNVKMFQAHKEAIREASFSPTDNKFATCSDDGTVRIWDFLRCHEERILRGHGADVKCVDWHPTKGLVVSGSKDSQQPIKFWDPKTGQSLATLHAHKNTVMEVKWNLNGNWLLTASRDHLCKLFDIRNLKEELQVFRGHKKEATAVAWHPVHEGLFASGGSDGSLLFWHAGVEKEVGGMEMAHEGMIWSLAWHPLGHILCSGSNDHTSKFWTRNRPGDKMRDRYNLNLLPGMSEDGVEYDDMEPNNIAAIPGMGIPEQLKAAMEQEHTGKEPAAEVEMTIPGLDWGMEDLMQKDLKKVPQKKVPYAKPIPAQFQQAWAENKVPALPPGETPSERKEDKSDGKKKTQAEIEQEMAALQYTNPMLLEQLKIERIAQLQSDQGLPPSAGTPGQMPPFQGQGGPMAPQGFPQSMAPQQMPHSMPPMAPGGMQGSFMSQGPPGHNQVPPQGMMGPPDFHGPQGMQRHTGPHRNMGPQGPHGMQGPRGMQGPSSGGMQGPQGGMMPPPSRGQGLPQGGIMHQDMRGPAMMGQQGMMGPPSQNPSRTHGSMHNMQGPPPSYLQQGKPGQFSQVGQNPGAQGMMHGPNGKDPRGPPNHHLGPASEHQGPGGPDGGGPYWESREGWRGPSEFEGPDTSFHGRGEDGWRRGPGQDYQGHRGSSGSWEGQERYPRDGEFRGHDRFDGYEGPGDEFDQRPRSRDDGYRRGGPGGPQSRGGRGFPEEFGGDESFDPPEEMNRGWDGRGRARGGAPRGGGGRKGLLPTPEEYPPHYEGGRNQDCWEGGRDPGHDGYMEGPHDGSSPAARERSSSLQGMDMASLPPRKRPWHDGPGNGDPRDLDSPGAGPEDRGAGRPPPRDDGGYGSSARGGRGGWGRGHVAGGAGPNAGPTTRRGASRGAMRGSRGR